A section of the Cetobacterium somerae ATCC BAA-474 genome encodes:
- the rplJ gene encoding 50S ribosomal protein L10 gives MATQLKKELVAELVEKISKAQSIVLVDYQGLKVNQETELRKQMRENGAEYLVAKNRLFKIALAEAGIADKFDDLLEGTTAFAFGYADPVTPAKVVYDVEAAQAKANAKAKKTIFTIKGGVLTGKRVEASEVVALAKLPSREQLLSMVLNGMLGPVRKLAYATVAIAEKKEAAAE, from the coding sequence ATGGCAACTCAATTAAAAAAGGAACTTGTAGCTGAATTAGTTGAAAAAATTTCTAAAGCTCAATCAATCGTTTTAGTTGACTATCAAGGTCTTAAAGTAAACCAAGAGACTGAGTTAAGAAAACAAATGAGAGAAAACGGAGCTGAGTACTTAGTTGCTAAGAACAGACTGTTCAAGATAGCACTAGCTGAGGCTGGTATCGCTGATAAATTCGATGATTTACTAGAGGGGACTACTGCATTTGCATTCGGATATGCTGATCCAGTAACTCCAGCAAAGGTAGTTTACGATGTAGAAGCGGCTCAAGCAAAAGCAAACGCAAAAGCTAAGAAGACTATATTCACTATAAAAGGTGGAGTATTAACTGGTAAGAGGGTTGAAGCTTCAGAGGTAGTAGCATTAGCTAAATTACCATCTAGAGAGCAACTTCTTTCTATGGTTCTTAACGGAATGCTTGGACCAGTTAGAAAACTTGCTTACGCAACTGTGGCAATCGCTGAGAAGAAAGAAGCAGCTGCTGAGTAA